attttaataccataaatgtataaagaagagtattctaataaaagtacagagcttacaaaagaggaaaggaaagctactagagccatacccgaactcttccgaaggcttccggactccaatttctattctattcctactccactagcttaagaacactaaactaaacttgagagaatatgagagagctttgcttggagtgtgtgttgaaatggagagagtgaactccttaaataggcaagtaatgacggttatggtggttggaatggttggaaataccctccaaccgccatagggagtgaatctccaccgttccctcaaaaccctgcatccatcggcACTGgcactggttcggccgaaccctgggctGGCCTAACCAGCCCACAAGTTGGCAGGTGGCCTCCTGGACTTctctccgcagacttgtgaattttggcccagttcatcgtgtcaattctgagttcttggcccattcttGCATAAGTTTAATCCTCGACattgtccgattgatttatcgtctgatttgatgtcgattctcctccactttatggttattctctgcaaaaggttagtaaacctaatactagtggaatattattattctaacataaatatgcattgcaagcatgactagttctcctctattttggtagtattgacggtcgaaacttatcgctaatgaccgtcaacaatgatgatgatgatgaggacgaCGAGGGGTCACTAGGATTTGGTGAACGACCACGAGAACGATGTCCTCGTTGTCAATCCCGTCGAGAGTTTGGGGAACGTGAATCCCGTCATCATCGGTTATCATCATGATGTCCTTGACCGGTGTCGCCCTGGGCTCGCCCACAATCATTATGGTGGCCCTGTCAATCTTGATGGTCTCCGTTCTCAGGTTGGTGTGCTCCTCGATCTCCATCGTTGTTGCGACGATGCGGTGATCGACGCTGTTGTCGGTTGTCATCATCACGTTCTCGTCGCTCCCGCCGTCGTCCATCTAGGTGTTCGTGCAGATCGTGATTACCTATAGGAGGTGGGGTTTGACGACGAGCAACTAGTAAGTTCCACAGGTAGTGGCATGGATCTCTACTTGGGTGTGGACTGGCGGCCTCAGCATCAGCACCTTCCTCTCCAATATCCTCCGAAGGTAGCATCGAaggagaaggtggcggcggtggtggtggtggaggatcCACAACCGGGGTTCCCGCAACTGCAACGAAGGCGTTATTGAGGTCTGTCACAGTTGACCGTAGTCGTTGCGCCCACAGATAAGCATCAGGGTGTAAGACTGGGTCAAAAGGACTTTTACTCAATATTGAGTTGACGGTATTCAGGTACTGGGCAGGCGTCCAAGTGTTATCCGGGGCTACCTCGGTGCCCGTGTCTTGATTTTCCACCATGTTTACGTCACGTGGGGTATGTGACATTGAAGATCCCTGATCCTCGCGGCCACGAAGCTTTGGGGGTTCATGTTGATTGATGTCTATGACTCTAACGAAACGATCCGATGCACTCCCCGGACTATGTTCCTCTACATCATTCCGAGTTTGAACTCGTCGTTGTGGTTCTGAGGTCGTGAGGGTTTGATAACATCATGGAAAGTCTTGCAACTCGTGAGGCCATGACTTTTTGACTTGTGGATTGGACAACAAGTGTATCTTGTCAGTGAAGCACGCTGAATTCCTCGCTCTTTGCATGCTTCGATCTTAGCCTTCACTTGTTGAATGATCTTGCAGTCCACCAAAGAGTGACTGGACGTCTTGTGGATGACGCACCATTGGGGTGGCTTATGAGGAATAGACCTTGTCGGTGCCCGACTTCCAGATGCATGGAAGGTGACCGCTTGAGATAACTCCTCAGAAGTCGTTGTCGTGGATGCCCTCTTCTCCGGTTGAACGGGAGGGGCAGGTTGATTGATCTCGCTTCTCGCAATCTGGGCCGCACCGTTCTCGCTCCCGAAGTAGACTGGGCCATACAAGATCGGTGTTGCGGCGTAGATTGGGAAGACGATTTCTCCGACTTGAATCCACATCAGCGGTGTCCGGGTTGGATCTCCCAGTACAGGGCTGGCGTGGATGTAGTTGTCGGGACGGCTTGAAGTCATGTcggtagaaccttgagcaccaagtgcccctacctggtgcgccactgtcgacgggtgatacccgtagactggatgtatagggtattggggtacgttcaTACGAGAACCTACACGATAagacatcaagcaagcaaagagataaagattatactggttcaggcccctcgtAAGGTAATACCCTTAATTCGGTTTATATGAAATTGATGGAGAAAACCATAGATTACAATGTGGAACAATAGGACCAAGGTTACCGACGAGATCTATGTCGAGATGGATTCGACGAGATTTCCCGGCGAGTAGGCTTCGCGTCCTTTGGCTTGTAAGCTATGGTGGTTGTGTTGGCGCTAGATTTCAATCCCCTGAATCCTCCGAGGGTACACTTTTTATACCGTGGATTACCTtaatctccaagtagaactcggagactaTAAACCCCGTACGATATAGTATAGTTCTGGTTttttccgagtaggactctgtAGCTATCTCTCCTATGGGGATAATTTCCATTACCTCTTGATCAATTTCCTTATTGTATACAGAAACCCATCGTACTCGTGATGGTATACCGTATTCGTACATTCCATATATCGTACgataggaggtatgccttatccataACCCGGACAGTTACCATGGGCAGAAAGGCTTTGAGGTCAAGGGAAAATGTatacaaataattaaaaatcttacttgtttttgtttattttacaGGGACCAATCACATATGATGACTTTACTAGAGAGCTTTGCATCACGTGAAGTATTTTTTCTGTCATTTTTCAAGCAAGCGAAACAAGTCTGTCCTGGGCAAGTCAATTTGTATGCATGTTCAGTTGTGGTATGTTTATGTGGCATTTTGCAAGCAAGCGAAACAAATCTGGCTCGATTTGACACTCGGATTAGGAGTGAAGCAAAATTGGGACCGAACTTGAGAACCTATTGGAGGCCTGGTGTTTATGttaggggtgtttagatccagggatATAAAGTTTGGCAAATTTTGTTACAGGACACTcgttatgtgtggttttagccctaggacactgcccaaacacacttttgggggaaaacactccataaacatggtaatttgccagtggacaccgcgccgattaaaataataatttccggttgaagaggagagagaaatcgcgtgaaatgtcaaaaatgcccatgggcccatatgtcacctctcttatctctttctctctctatcccctccttccagCGTTCCAagccgtgcaccgccgcctcctccatcgaCGCTGCGACGAACAAGCCGAGGTGGCGGTGCGGCGTGAAGAGGCAACACGCGCCGGTGGTCAGCGTTCACACCGCGCTCCACACCCACTCCTGCCCCACGGCCACGCCACCGCTCGACGGCGTCCTCGCCCTGGGATGCAAGATGGTGGGCGCCGGCAGCGACAGGTCCCTGGACATGTGTGCCCGCGTGTGCGTGGTGGATGAGCAGGAGCGCATGGTGTTCGATAGATTCGTCAAGCCGCACATCCCCGTCACGCACTACCACTAGGACACCACGGGCATCCGGCCGGAGCACCTACATGACGCCATGACGCCCAatcaggcggcgcggcgggtgcAGGAGCTGCTGCTCAACGGTGAGGCGGCGTGGAAGGCGCGGGGCAGCCACGGGAGGGCCCGGATCCGCGGGAGGACCCTTGCCTACCTCGGCTACCACATCCAgctcgccggccaccaccaccaccctaaCGACGATTGCGTCGCCGCGCTACGCCTCTACAGATGCGTGGCGCTGTGGCCGCTCCGACCCtcgcccgcgcgtcgccgtgGCCACTCCGCCCTCGTCctcccgccaccgtcgccgtcggaaCGCTgaaaggaggggatagagagagaagagagggcaAATaatcggcacgccgccgccgccgccaccgcctcctccctcggcgCACCGCGGAACCGGGACACGGTGAGGGTAACCACCTGCGCGTGCTGCCTCGCGACGCCGCGCCTAATCCTTTCCACGgctgcccgcgccgccgcctcggcttGGTCGTCGCGGCGtcgatggaggaggcggcggcgcatgaCTTGGTCGTCGTGGCGCACGGCTTGAACGctggaaggaggggatagagagaagagagataagagagctgacatgtgggcccatgggcatttttgacatttcacgtgatttctctctcttcttcaaccagaaaatattattttaatctgCGTGGTGTCTACTGgcaaattaccatgtttatggagtgttttttCCCAAAAGTGTGTTTGGGCAGTGTCCTAAGGCTAAAACCACATATAACGAgggtcctgtagcaaaatttgccataaagttttggcgtgtcacatcggatatgccggcatacatttgaagtattaaacatagactaatagcaaaataaattacagatttcgcctgtaaactgcaatatgaatttattaaacctaattaatccgtcattagcaaatatttatggtagcaccacattgtcaaatcatggactaagtaggcttaaaaaaatatgtctcgcaatttacatgcaatctgtgtaattagttttttctgcctatatttaatactccatgcatgtgtctaaacattcgatgtaacAGGGTGTAATGTTTTGGGGTGGGAtttaaacacccccttaatTCCCAGAGTTTGAGTTTTGGGACTGCTATTGGCTATCTCCGGGAGGTTGAGTTCGTTTTATGATGTTTCCAACTCCTATTCCTCGTTTTTCGTATGTATGCTTTTCAAATTATTAAGCGATacgtttttattaaaaaaatctatagcgaaattgctttaaaaatccatgttaatatactttttaaaaactaatacttaattaattatacgctaataatACGCTAATGATCAGTCACTCCGTTATGCGTTCACGTGGGATTAGTTTCCAACTCGCACTACCGAAGTAACCAAACACAGATAGTTTGTATACGCATTTCAGTTGTGCTCACAAATTGACTGCACTCAGGTTTATGCCATTTTGCAAGCAAACATTTTGGGACCAGATCTGTATAAACACCTAGccataggccctgtttagttctaatgtttttttttccaaactttcatcatatcaaacttttcatacacacacaacttttttatcatatcgtctcaatttcaattaaactttcaagcttaacttcagtgtgaactaaacacagccatagtggGATTGGCCTGATGGAGCTCCTGCACCGATAAGGATTTCGCCCAAAAGGCCTATACAGGGCAAAATGCGGCAAGTACTAGTCAAACTCACAGTCACAGCTGATGTCATGcaagagtagtaattaatttggAGTTCAGGAGGACAAGTGATAAATCCACATCAGCATTTTCCTAGATGGAAGTTCGATACCAAGCTAGGTAGGTGATAAATAGTGCGACAACAAATATAGGTTGCAGATTATATATAGTCTGCGATCACTACAACATCAAGTAGCACAACATAAGAGAATAGCAGAGATCTTCTAAGACGtacattaacatcaatatatagATCAGTTCCGTCCGTGTGCTCAAAGGATCGGATCATATATAATAACATGAAATCATCCCACCTTTAATTTCCAGGCACGATTAATATTGTTAATTAATATGGAAGAGCTCGCCGATTGAGTCTCTGAAGATTGGAACTCGAGAAGAGTCTATTCCACGCAGCGTTTGCTTGGTTGCTATCTCGATAATTCACTTCTCGAACGGAGTACGCCATGCTCATGTAACCAGGGAAGAGCGTCCATATCTTATCATGGATGCATTCCGCATTCCAGTCCTCCTAAAAATGGTAGATATAACTAGCGTTAGTCAGACTGTCACACATATTAATTGcacaaattaacatatatatatatatatatatatatatatatatatatatatatatatatatatatatatatagggagagtcgcatatatacatacatacatacccCATAATCACGGCCATGATCAGCGAAGTGTCttacaaaatatataatgtCGATATAAATTTTGTCCATAAAAATGCGGCCAGCCATATCCACACATAGGTTGCAGTCCTTGTCAATGAAGTCCCAAAGGCCCTCACGTTCTCCTCTTTGAATTAGCTCCAGATAAGAGGGCATTTTACAGTAAAGTGCGTTAGCAAAGTTCAGCCTCATTCGCATATTCAATCGACTAGTCCAACCGTGAATATCCATGTAGCATACGAGTTTTGCCGGTGGACGAAGCAAAATGGGATGGTCCAAAAGAGCGTTTTCCCATGAAGACCTGCGAGCACACATCCAAAAAAAAGCTTAACAACAAGTTTCACTACTTAAGATGCATGCATGTTACCCATTAACAAAGTACGTAATATATATTACCTATTATTCATAGCCTCCTCAGAACGGTATAAGTACTCAAATCCAACCCATTCTTGAGAGGAAGAAACACCAAGAGAACTTTGGCTGCATAAATAGTCGAAGAAGCCAGTGATATCACCATGAGATGTGCTTACACCACTTCTTGAGTATCTTCCAATGTTAACTAACTTC
The sequence above is drawn from the Oryza glaberrima chromosome 10, OglaRS2, whole genome shotgun sequence genome and encodes:
- the LOC127786186 gene encoding uncharacterized protein LOC127786186; the encoded protein is MSGRRGRRVPAGRELADHLIERINDLRLENPYPGKVVGRISQYSEILGGYIRSYAFQYEDDASYFQGSIFFESPADDKGIATVEATFIILDEEHEEGEAGRIVGQNVYDSTAGFYGYRDSIANIYLTAYCSKIDRWVIAYERFDSYFDDVIPGCPPFYENESGSRVSQFWIDTIRQIIESLSCIHGEGVVHGRMYSSKSYVVDSNMTLKLVNIGRYSRSGVSTSHGDITGFFDYLCSQSSLGVSSSQEWVGFEYLYRSEEAMNNRSSWENALLDHPILLRPPAKLVCYMDIHGWTSRLNMRMRLNFANALYCKMPSYLELIQRGEREGLWDFIDKDCNLCVDMAGRIFMDKIYIDIIYFVRHFADHGRDYGEDWNAECIHDKIWTLFPGYMSMAYSVREVNYRDSNQANAAWNRLFSSSNLQRLNRRALPY